In the genome of Desulfovermiculus halophilus DSM 18834, the window GGGTGCTGTTTATAATGTATTTATTTCAAATAACAAAATATATATTAAACAAAACAAATTAGTTAAGATAGAGCAAAGACTTAGAGCAGCAATGAGCTTATTAACCCATGATATCCGGATGGCTGGATATGGCTCTGAACAAAATGACACTGTTGGCATAAATAAAAATGCATCGAGTGAACACAAGGTAATGCTGTCATTTTTTGATGAACAAGAGAATGCAACAATGAGCTATAGCTATTATGTTTATGACAGTGAAACATATGGAGATAATGCATTGGGGCGCAAGAAAAATAATGCAACAGTTCAGCCACTTATGCCCAATGTTAGGTCTTTTGATATTCAATATTGTAATCCTGAGAATGGATGTGAGGGGATAGCTAAAAATCTAGACAATATTAGTTATGTAACCATTTATTTGGCATCTTATGCCGATAATTCTCAATTGAATGTTCCTGATTTAAGCATGAACCGGACTGTCTACATAAGAAACGCCTGCCTGGAAGATTAATGCCATATTACGCTAAGAACAACTCCGATGGCTTGACTTTAATCGAGGTGTTGGTGTCCATGGTCATTCTGGTTGTCGGCATACTGTCTGTCATGACCATGCTGTCCACAGCAGCCAAAGGGAATGCCCAAGCTAGAAAAATGAGCCGGGCATTGAACGTTGCTGAAACAAAGCTGGATGAGTTTTTATACGGCGATGAGGCATGTAGTGGAAGTGGAAATCTCAATGGATATGAGTGGAATTACAATTCTACAGCAAGTAATCCGGTGAATGGAACAACCTATTGTAAGGTTACCGTTAGTTGGTCCAGTTATGGAGATGAAAAGAATATTTCTTTGGACACCTTAAGAGCTGAATGATTTAAATCTAACCTGGGTTGAGGAATTCGTCGTAATTTACTGAAATGTCCTAAATTGCGAGCACCTGAAAGGTGCGTGGCAATCTCATTCTGCCACCCCGAGATTGCTTCGCTTTGTTTGCAAAGACTCCTGAGAATCGATTAGCTTCCATTTAATTTGAGCTTGATAAGGTGTGGTAAATGTCTGAGACAAAGATAAATCAAGAGGGATCAACCCTTGTGGTCACAGTCCTAGTCCTGGTCATTCTGTCCATCTTGGGCACGGCCGCTCTGACCTTAACCAATACAGAGCTACTTATCGCCAGAAATATGAAACTAAAGGCTAATGCATTTTATAATGCTGAATCTGGAGTAAGATTTGCTTTGACAGGAATCAAGAGAGGTTTAATAAATAGTACTCTTGATTTACCAGGGATCAAAATTGATAAGGACGAGTTGAATGGACTGGACTTAAGTGCAACATTGAATGTTGATAATGCTAGATCTGAAGGTATTATATTCTTATATCCAAATCCATTAAGTGAAAATCCTGCTGATAGTAATAGATACTGTTTTATATCGACGGGAAAGGATGAAACTGACTCGGATACAAAAGCAACTATTTCAACTTGTTTTCAAATTAAGGATAAACCTTATTATGCATTTAAGCAAGGAATTGTTTCGGGAGGCAATATAAATATCAATGGGGTTGTAAATATTGATGGAAATCTACATGCCAATGGAAATATAACTCAAACAGGAGTTGGTGGAGGGGCAGTTGATGGTCAAGTTACATCTGTTTATGAGTCCGAGATTGATGCAGATGTGAATGGAACTATTGCTTTTGGTGAAGAATATGAAATACATATACCAAGGGTAACATCTGATAATATACCAAGTGAATTTGATGCCGATGAAGTTCTTTCAGGCGGAGAGGAAATTGATCAAAGCTTGGTAGACAATGTATGGAATGACACTTCTTCTGAAAATCCAATCATATATGTCAATGGAGACGTAACAATAAAATCAGGAACTGATGTAGCGAGCTTAACAATAATTTCAGAGGGTTCAATCGAATTCAAGGGTCATTCCTCATGGGAAGATAATGAAAAACTTTCTACAACCATAATCGCAATGAATGACATCACATTTAATGGAAGTAGTGATAGTTATGGTATTTTTTGGTGTAATGGAAGTTTTATAAGGAAAGGGTCAAGTCTTGTTCATGGTTCAATAGTTGCTGGAGCAGAAGTAGATGATAGTGATGTTGATTTCAGCGGAACATTAGAGTTTAATTATGTTGACAATATGAGTGATGATATATATGTCCCTAGTCCTTCGACACCTGTTAATATTACGTGGAAAGAAATGTAATATTACGTTAAAAACGTATTCAACTATAGATACAGAACACAAGATAAAGATCATCTTTGATATGGCAAAACCATGACCTGATCTCCTCTCCTCGAACCATGTTTACAACCGCCAGTCCTTTCGGTAACTTCCCTGCATCACAAGTTGGCATTGCTGAGTGAAAGGCTCAAAAAAACGAGAATGACTGATGAATATTTGTATTGTTGGAACCGGCTACGTGGGGCTGGTCACGGCCGCCTGTTTCGCCGAGATGGGCAATCAGGTGGTCTGTGTGGATGTGAATCAAGAGATCGTCAGCCGCCTGCAGCAGGGCAAGGTCCATATTTATGAGCCCGGTCTGGAAGATCTGGTGCAGCGAAACGCTCATGCCGGCAGGTTGACGTTCACCACCTCGCTGGAAAAAGGGCTGGAGGACAGCCTGTTTGCCTTTATCTGCGTGGGTACGCCTTCAGACAGCGACGGCTCCTGCGACATGCGCGCGGTAAGCGCAGTTGCCCGGCAGATCGGGCAAACCATGACCGACTACAAGATAGTGGTCACCAAATCCACGGTTCCGGTGGGCACTGCGGATGCAGTGCGCCGGATCGTCTCAGATGAGCTCACAGCTCGCGGGGCGAACATAGAGTTTGACGTGGTCTCCAATCCCGAGTTTCTCAAAGAAGGGGATGCGGTCAGCGATTTTCTCAAGCCGGACCGGGTGATTGTGGGCACGGACAACGTGCGCACTGCCGAACTGCTCAAGATCCTGTACAGTCCCTTCGCCCGCAGCCGGGACAAGCTGATGGTCATGTCTGTGCGCAGTGCGGAGATGACCAAGTACGCCGCAAACTGCATGCTGGCCACCAAGATTTCCTTTATCAACGAGGTGGCCAATATCTGCGAGCAGGTTGGCGCTGATGTCCGGGAAGTGCGGCTGGGGATCGGCGCTGATCACCGGATCGGGTATGAGTTCATCTACCCGGGCATGGGCTACGGAGGATCCTGCTTTCCCAAGGATGTGCAGGCTCTAATCAACACCGCCAAGAATCACGCCTACGAGCCCCAGCTCTTGACTGCGGTTCACGAGGTGAATCAGCGGCAGAAAACCAGCCTGGCTGCCAAAATCAAAGAGTATTTCCAGCCCCAGGGGGGGGTGGGCGGAAAGACCCTGGCCGTCTGGGGGCTCTCGTTCAAGGCCAACACCGACGATATCCGGGAATCGGCCGCTCTGGCCATGATCGATGAGTTGGCCGCGCAGGGCATGCAGATACGGGCCTTTGATCCGGAGGCCGGAGAGCGGGCCGGGCAGAGGTATGCAGATAACCCCCGGGTGCAGATAGAAGATGACCACTACAAGATGCTGGACGGAGCCAATGCCTTGGCTGTGGCCACGGAGTGGAACCAGTTCCGCAATCCGGACTTTGCCGGGATTAAGCGCCGACTGACCGCACCGGTCATATTCGACGGCCGCAACCTCTATCACCCCGAGCACCTGGCCAGTCAAGGCTTTGCCTACTTCTGTATCGGACGACCGATGACGGACGGCAACCGGGCTTAGACCGGCACTTTTCTGAATTCATCCCAGCGAGATACATGATCGTAAGGAGAAAGGGCTGGAACCTGCTGATGAGAGCAGGTTCCAGCCCTTTTTTCGTTGATTATCCGGGGTTCGGATCTATCCTGAACTCCTTACAAACCCACATGCCTGCCAATGCGCAGACACAACGAAGCATGAAAATAACACATCCTGTAAAAACAAGACCTTAGAGCATTATTTTCATACAAACCCACATGCCTGCCAAAGCGCAGGCACAACGAAGCATGAAAAAACTAGCCTTGCTAAGATTCATGGTTATCTTCTCCGGAAAAACATAAAACCCTCAATACCGGAGGAAGACAACCATGAATCAAGACAAGACTAAACAAACTATTTCTGTTGTCCACCCTGTATGCTGTGGTCTGGACGTGCACAAAAAATCAATCTCTGCCTGCTTGATATTCAATGATTCCAGCGGGCAAGAGCAAAGCATCATCCAAGAGTTCGACACTTTCACCGACAGCCTGATACGACTTCGAGAGTGGCTCATCGAGCATAGCTGCCCCATAGTAGCCATGGAAAGCACGGGAATCTATTGGAGACCGGTCCACAATATCCTTGAAGAAGCAGTAGAGGTTATTCTGGTCAATGCTCGTCATGTCAAAAACGTGCCCGGGCGCAAGACGGATATTGCCGACAGCAGATGGCTCGCCGGGCTGCTTCGGTACGGCTTGGTCAAAGGCAGCTTCATTCCTCCAAAACATGTGCGGGAATGGCGGGACATCACCCGGTGCCGACAAAAGCACGTTCAAACCCAAAATGACTACAAAAGACGAGTCCACAAGCTCTTTGAATCAGCCAACATCAAGATTGATTCTGTGCTTTCTGATCCTTTTGGAGCCACAGGGCGTCGGCTTATTGCTTTGCTGGCAGACCCTGAGGCAGAGATTACCCTGGAAGACGTCAAAAAAGCAGCTCATGGCAGGGTAAGGCACAAGGCTTTTGAGCTTTTTCGTTCCATTCAGGGCCATTTCACTGCTCACCATGCTTTTATGCTGCGGTCTCTGCTTCGGAGTATTTCTCACCATGAACAGGAGATTGAGACTCTTGACTGTCGCCTTAAGGAACTGATGAGCGAGCATACTCCCATTCTTGAGGAGTTGGACCGTATTCCAGGCATCAATGAAGTAACTGCCAGGGCTGTACTGGCTGAGATAGGTCCAGACCTGGAGGCATTTCCCTCCTGCAGCCATCTGACTTCCTGGGCTGGTCTCTGTCCCGGGAACAACGAAAGCGCCGGAAAACGCAAAGGGGGCAAAAGCCCGGTCAAAAAGCATCATCTGAAAACGATTCTGGTTGAAGCCGCTTGGGCCGCTACGAGGAAAAAGGATTCGTATTACAAAGAAAAATTCCACCGTCTCAAGTCACGTCGAGGGCCTAAAAAGGCCATAGTAGCTATTGCCCACAGATTACTCAAAGCCATATACCATGTGATCAAGTTCGGAACAGCATTTAGAGATCTGGGTGCACACTATCTGCAACAAAGAGCTCAAGCAGCAACCTTAAGGTACTTGAGAAAACAAGCATCGGTCCTTGGCATGAAGTTGGTGCCCACTGAAGCCTGATCGAGAGACAGTCAACCACCTTAAAATATTTATAAGGTCGAGAAATCAACTGAAGCCGCAGAGCGCGGTACAAACGTGACCTTCTTCAGCAGGAACAACAAATTGTCGGCTCACAAGAGACCACGCATACAAAAATTATCAGATTCCTGCTGAAGACCAATAAGATCAACGGGTTAATTCGGTTTTTTCATACAAACCCACATGACTGCCAAGGCGCAGGCACGCTTTCGCTAACGAGGCATACAAACGATTTCGATACCGATACCGACTGGGAGTGGCTACCCAATCGGATCCTGATAACTATTAACGAATAACAGTTTTTCATACGAAGAGAGTCCCCTGGATTCCCGTTGAAGGGGAGCCGGCTAAAGCAGGGAAATGACCAGGGGCAGGGAGATACCGGAGACAACGGTCGTGCTCAGGATCAGGGCGGCCAAAAGCTCTGGCGAACGATTGAAGTTGATGGCGTACATCAGTGGCAGCAGGGCGGACGGGCCGGAGGTCTGGAGCAGGGCTACGTTATGTTCCAGGGCCGGGAAGGAGAACAGGTTGAGAATCCGGTCGGCCAGCAGGGGAGAGGCAAACAGCCGGATGCCGACCGCCAAAACGATGGCCCAGGCGTAGACCTTCCAGTGCCTGCTCAAGGAGATTGTGGCCAGCTGCAGTCCAAGGACGAATATGAGCAGCGGAATCGCCCCCTCGGCCATGAGGTGCACCCCTTTGGCCAGTCCGGAGGGGAGCTGCCAATGCGCGGCGGTAAAGATCAGGGCCAGGAGCATGGCGTGAAAGATGGGGATCTTGAGCACATCCATGAGCATGTCCCTGGTATGGGCCTTGTCGCTGCTGACGAAAATGGCCAGCGTGGTCAGGGGGATGTTGAAGACCACAAAAATGATCACCGACATGGGAACGGCCTGCTGACCATAAGTGAAATAGATCAGGGGCAGGCCGAAGTTGCCGATATTGATCATGGAGCAGGCCAATATGAAGGATATTCGATCCTGGGGTGACAGGCGAAGGGCACAAGCCGCCAGCCTGCCCAGGATCAGCATGGCCCCGGTGAGCAGGACCATGAACAAAAACGGCTGCCAGAGTTCGGGCAGTGTGGTCTGATGCCGGGTCAGGGAATCAAAGACCAAAAGCGGGGCGAAGACATTCAGGGCCAGACCGGCGATTTGCTTGATGTCCGGCTGAAAGAAGCGCTGGCAGAAAATGGCGATGCCTACAATGAGCAGCAGGGGGAGGAGTGATTGGTTGAATATGAGCAGGAATTGCATGCGCGCGTCCGCGATATGGGAGTTGACTGAAAGGAGCCGTCTGTCTATCGTGAATGCACTGGGAAAGCAACCCGTCAGATAACCGTGAGCCGGCGGCTGAAAAGCCGATGAGGAGAACACTTATGAAACGCATTTTTTTCAGCCTGGGAATGCTGATGCTGATTGCAGCATGTACCGGGTACAAAAGCCAGGAAACGCCTTTCAGGCCGCCGGAATCCATAGCCAACATGCAGACGGCTGCCGGAGCCCAGGTAGCCTCCGTGGCCTACGATGATCCGGAAAAGGCCGAGCAGGCCTTTGGCTTCAACATCCGCAAGGCCGGATTGCTTCCGGTGCAAGTGGTCATCGACAATGCTGGGACGAACTCTCTGACGGTCGTACCCGGACAGACCTTTCTCATCGACGATCAAGGCAACTATTGGAATCTTTTGGACCGGCAAACAGCCTATGAACGGGTGGAGGAGAGTTCGGAATACGCCCGGATCGCGGGCCAGGCCGGCAAGAGATCGCTTCTCGGAGCTGCCGGCGGGGCCGTGGTCGGGGCGGCTGTGGGTATTTTGACCGGTGAAAACGTGGGCGCAGCCCTGGGCAAGGGCGCTGCGGTCGGAGCTGCCGGAGGCGCGGTCCTGGGCGGAAGCGAAGAGCTGGCCTCAAACAAGGCTGAACGCCGGATCAGCCAGGATCTGGCGGACAAGAATCTGGAAAACCGGACCGTTGGACCGCGCATGCTGGGACGAGGGTTTCTGTTCTTTCCCGGTGAAGCTCCCTCGGCAGCAAAGCTGCGTCTGCAGCTCAAGGACGATGCGGGCGGAGAGGTGCATAACCTTGTTCTGGACCTCTCCCAGGCAGCAGGGGGCATGGAGGATTGATCTTTCGAATTCACTGAATACGACAACGACACTTTGATATGACCTTGTCGGGGATTGGTCCAAGGACACTGTGAGTTCAGGAAAATGCCGCTGTAGAATGAATATTCGTCGCAGAAGTAGAGGCAGCCACGCGCCTGCGCATGGCTGCCGTCTTTTCGGCCGCCGGGCCTGAACCAGGTGAACCAAGGCCAGGGGGTCAGGATCTGCGGACGAACCGGCGTTCCATGCTGGCGTCGAAAAACTTGCCTATCCCGTATTCCCGCCGCCGGAAGAAACGTTCCGGGTTGGGGCCGATGATCTGCATCTCCGGATATTTTTGCTGTACCTCCAGGGCGATCTGCATCTCTTTGGTGCATCCGGTGGAGTAGGTCGCGTCCTTCCCGGCCCAGATCGGCGGAATCTTTTCCCCCATGAGCTCGAAGCTGGTTTCAATATCCTCCACGGTCTGGAACCTCCAGATATCCAGCAGACCGCTGCGCTGAACGATTTCCCACATATACATCAGATCGTCCGCATCCATGCCAGACTCGAAATGCTCGGCCGGGTTGATGATGTACGTCTTTTCCAGCTTGGTGCGCAGATAGTGGACAAAAGTGTTCAGGACCGTAATGGCGGTTTGGGTCTGACCCGGAATGCTGCCCACGATCGCGCTGTAAAACATGACCTTCTGCCCGTTGTCATGTGCCTTGAGCATCCGGCGCTTAATCCGTTCAGCCTTGAGCACCAGATCCTTTTCGGAGTGGATGTCCACCTTGGGGGATTTCGGCTTGTAGCTGAAGTGCACTGTTCCGTCCTCATCCCGGTAAAAGGCCAGTATGTCCCGGGTGAACTGATGGGAGCTGTACACCAGGCGGTGGTAGTTGCCGCTGCCCTTGGCAATGACTACATCCGATTCTTTCCAGGCCCGGGCAAAGGTGACCGAGGTCCGGTACATATTCAGCCTTTCCCTGGTGCCGTCTGAAATGACCACCAGGTCGTTGGCCCGCAACGTGTCCAGAAGGTCGTTCTTGGAGATGTTGCTGTCTTCGATCAGCCGTGCGCCATTGAGGAACTCGGAGAGCACCGGGTCGTTCTCATAGTCCCAGAAGATTGGGTAGTCATAGTAGAACCCCTCCTTCAGGGCCAGGATGACCTTGTGTCCCAGCCGGTGAAAAGCCTGGACAATCATCAGGTCAAAGAGGATGCCCCCGGCCGAGTTGGGCACGTACAGGATCTTCATCCCCCGGTTCTGGGTTCCGAAGATATCGGTCATGGTCTGTTCGAAATCTGTCCAATCCCTGCCGATCTCCCGGTCCACTTCGTCGGGCTGCGGAGAAAAGTCCTCGATTTCCCAGATCGCGTTCCAGGTGGACAGGCAAAAGAGGCGCTTGAACTCCAGGATGTCCAGCTGCCAGCGCAAGTCCTGGATCCTCTTGCAGCCCATGGTCGAACTGGGACAGGCGCTGATGAATCTCTTGAACAGGGCTGTATGCATGAACTTGTGGGCCCGGGCATTGAATGTCTTTTTCCGCTCCTGGTAAGGATCCTGAAGCGCACTTTGGCTGAGAAAGATGGTCAAAAGCCATTTCATGAGCCGGGAGGGAATGACAAATGGGTAGCGCAGGGTGTTTTGAAACTTGTAGCGGCACAAGGCGACGATTTTTCGCCGCAGATACGGATCCAGCGGGATGTGCCGGATCAGAAGGACCAGCCTGCGCCATGTGGCCCGGTACTCGTTCCGCAGCTCAGCAGTCATCTCCGATTTGAGCAGGTTGTCCAGCATCCAGTCCGTGCAGGGAGCAAAAAACTGCCCCTCCTGCATATCGACCAGAAACCGGAGCTGGTCCAGGGAGGCGTTCTTGTCCGGAGCGATCAAATGCTCCAGGTTGTTTTTGGTCATAAAGTGCAAAAGCCAGGCATCAAGGTACGGATCCCGGCCGTAGGCCAGGTCGGCGATTGATTTCACTTCCGGCAGGTTATTCACAGAAATCTCTCCAGGAAAGGTCTGTGTGGAGTAGGTCAATTGCGGTCAACACATTGCAAAGATCCCGGGTCCAGCTTATCATATCCTGCATGTTTTCAGTCCTGCAGACCGGGAATCAGCTCATTTTTCGTAGACTGCCAAGGTCGGCAGCTGACCATGACCAGGAGGAATTGGAAGATGCATCTGCATAGAACCAAGAAGAATGCTCCGCCCCCGATCACAGAGATGTGGCGTTTTTTATTTCTTCTGGGACTGGTCATGCTCAATTACCCCTTCTTGATCATCTTTGACAAGGTATATCTCATCTTCGGCATTCCCCTATCTGTTGTGTACCTCCTGGTGGGGTGGCCTCTGTCCATCCTGGTCATCTACCTCTTTTCCAGGGGCCTGACCTTCGAAGAGGAGCAGCCCAGGGATATATCCCGTAGTGATCAAGGAAGCTTGCAATGATACATGTGGGTGTCTTGTCCCTGATCATCCTGGGATACTTTGCCCTGCTCTTTGCCGCCGCCTCTTGGGCTGAGCACAAGGGGAAGAAAAATCGGAGCATAATCGCCAACCCCACGGTCTACACTTTGTCCATGGCCGTGTTTTGCACCTCCTGGACCTTTTACGGGAGTGTGGGGCGGGCGGCAACCACCGGCCTTGATTTTATCGCCATATATCTGGGGCCGACCCTGATGGCCTTCACCTGGTGGTTTTTCCTGCGCAAGATGCTTCGGGTGAGCAAGGAACTCAAGCTGGTTTCCATCGCCGACTTCATCTCCAGCCGGTATGGCAAATCAGTGTTCTTGGGTGCCGTGGTCACTATCTTCGCCGTGATCGGAATCATGCCCTATATAGCCCTGCAGATTAAGGCGGTGTCGGAAACCTTTACTCTGATCGCATCCGCTCCAGGGCAAGACGTCATGGGAACTGATTCCTCCTTCTTCTCCCATGTCCTGCGGGTGGATACGACCTTGATCCTGGCCCTGCTGCTGGGGCTTTTCAGCGTTATATTCGGGGCCAGACATCTGGATGCCTCTGAACGGCATGAGGGGCTGGTGGCGGCCATAGCCCTGGAGTCTGTGGTCAAACTCTTCGCCTTTCTCATGGTCGGTGTTTTCGTAACCTATGGTCTTTTTGACGGATTCGGGGACATTTTTGCCAAATTTTTGTCCCGCTTCCCGGAAAAACAAGGCCTCCTGCTGCTTGATTCCGAGTTCAGCTCGTATACCACATGGGCCACATTCATCGTCATGTCCATGATGGCCTTTATGTTCCTGCCCCGCCAGTTTCATATCATGGTGGTGGAAAACACCAGGGAAAAACATATCCTCGAGGCTATGTGGCGGTTCCCGGCCTACCTCTTTTTGATCAATATCTTTGTCATCCCCGTTGCCTTGGGAGGTCTGCTGCTCAATGACGGAGACGCGGGTCAGGCCGACTACTTTGTGGTCTCCATCCCCTTGATGGCCGACCATCTCTGGCTGGGACTCCTGGTCTTTGTCGGCGGTTTTTCCGCTGCCGCCGGCATGGTCATGCTCTCCTCGGTGGCCTTGTCCACCATGATGTTGAACAACCTGCTCATGCCGGTCATCTTAAAGATCAAGTCCCTGCACGGGAACGACATATCCGGCCTGTTGATCAATCTGAAGCGGATTTGCATATTTGTGGCCATCCTGGTCGGGTATGGATTCTACAATGTAATCGGTGAATCCTACACCCTGGTCAAGATCGGATTCATCTCCTTCATCGGTGCCACCCAGTTCGCCCCAGCCGTACTTTTCGGCCTGTACTGGAAGCGGGCCAACCGAATCGGGGTGCTAACCGGATTGATTCTGGGGTTCATCGTCTGGTTCTATACTCTTCTGGTTCCATCCTTTGTCTTTTCCGGCTGGTTGGGTGGGGAGATCCTGGAAGATTGCCTGCTTCATCTCGGTTTCCTCTGTCCGCTGCATTTGTTTGGAATGCAGGGGTTGGATATGTGGAGCCATTCCCTGCTCTGGACCATGTTTTTTAATGTCGGCGCCCTGGTCAGCCTGTCCTTTCTCTTTGGCCAGGATGAGGTTCAAAAGGAACAGGCCGCCAGATTTGTGGATATATTCAGCAAGACTGGGGTGGTTGCCAAGAAGCAGCGGCTGAGCAAGGCACCGACTGCGGATGAGCTGATGCAGTTGATGAGCAAGTTTATCGGAGAGAAGAAGGCCCAGGCAGCCATCAGTGCCTTTTTGGGTGAGAGGCGAATCGTTGACCCGGAGCTTCCGGAGATCAAGGATTTTACGGAAAGGACCCTGGCCGGGTATGTGGGCAGCGCTCTGGCCCGAATCATTGTCGAAAACTACCTGGCCGCCCGCGGAAGCAGGATGGAGGATGTGTTTGACATTTTCGGGTCGGTCAATATCAGCAGGGCTGCAACCCGGGAACAGCTGCAGGTCTTGTTTGAGGCGGCCAAGGTGGTGGCCAGCGGGCAGGACCTGCAAACAATTATGGACAATCTCCTGGATCTTTTGACCCGGCAGTTTCCATTCGACCTGTGTGTGGTCCGGATCGTTGATGAGCAGGGCAAAAAGCTGCGGCTGATGAGTCAAAAGGGCATGAGCATGCAGCATCTTGATGATGCGGACCGGGAGGTGAACCTTGATACCGTGATTGGAGAGGCCTTTCTGACCAATACCATTCAGGTGGTCAACGATACGGATGGGGTGGAGAGGCCGGTTTCTGCAAAGATCATGCAGCGGGAGGGAATCACCTCCTTCGCCCATGCCCCGATAGCTGTGGAAGGCAGGCCCGTGGGGGTCCTGTCCGCTTTCTCCCGCACAGACAAGGGCATTTTTACAGAAGAATTCATCGAGGTCTTTGAAAGCATTGCCGCTCAGTTGGGCATTGCCTGGCGCAATGCCCGCCAGACCGAGCGGCTTATCGCCGCCCGCCAGTATAGACGGGAGCTGGAGATCGCCAAAAACATCCAGCTCGGCCTTCTGCCCACATCCCCTCCGGATGTTCCGGGCGCTTCCCTGGCTGGAGTCTGTGTGACAGCCGATCATGTGGGCGGGGACTACTACGACTTTCTGGTCAACGACGACGACTCCCTGGACCTGGTCATTGCCGATGTCTCCGGCCACAATATAGCCGCTGCCTTGATTATGGCCGAGGTCAGGACATTCATTCAGGCCCAGTCCTTGAGCAGGAAGCAGCCCAGCAGACTTTCAAGGGACTTGAACAGATTTTTCCATACCAATCTGGTCAAGACTGAGATGTTCATCACCAT includes:
- a CDS encoding PilW family protein, with amino-acid sequence MNKNQNYISIWFRGGFTIVELLVTLVISGIVLGAVYNVFISNNKIYIKQNKLVKIEQRLRAAMSLLTHDIRMAGYGSEQNDTVGINKNASSEHKVMLSFFDEQENATMSYSYYVYDSETYGDNALGRKKNNATVQPLMPNVRSFDIQYCNPENGCEGIAKNLDNISYVTIYLASYADNSQLNVPDLSMNRTVYIRNACLED
- a CDS encoding type IV pilus modification PilV family protein; the protein is MPYYAKNNSDGLTLIEVLVSMVILVVGILSVMTMLSTAAKGNAQARKMSRALNVAETKLDEFLYGDEACSGSGNLNGYEWNYNSTASNPVNGTTYCKVTVSWSSYGDEKNISLDTLRAE
- a CDS encoding pilus assembly PilX family protein, which codes for MSETKINQEGSTLVVTVLVLVILSILGTAALTLTNTELLIARNMKLKANAFYNAESGVRFALTGIKRGLINSTLDLPGIKIDKDELNGLDLSATLNVDNARSEGIIFLYPNPLSENPADSNRYCFISTGKDETDSDTKATISTCFQIKDKPYYAFKQGIVSGGNININGVVNIDGNLHANGNITQTGVGGGAVDGQVTSVYESEIDADVNGTIAFGEEYEIHIPRVTSDNIPSEFDADEVLSGGEEIDQSLVDNVWNDTSSENPIIYVNGDVTIKSGTDVASLTIISEGSIEFKGHSSWEDNEKLSTTIIAMNDITFNGSSDSYGIFWCNGSFIRKGSSLVHGSIVAGAEVDDSDVDFSGTLEFNYVDNMSDDIYVPSPSTPVNITWKEM
- a CDS encoding UDP-glucose dehydrogenase family protein, with the protein product MNICIVGTGYVGLVTAACFAEMGNQVVCVDVNQEIVSRLQQGKVHIYEPGLEDLVQRNAHAGRLTFTTSLEKGLEDSLFAFICVGTPSDSDGSCDMRAVSAVARQIGQTMTDYKIVVTKSTVPVGTADAVRRIVSDELTARGANIEFDVVSNPEFLKEGDAVSDFLKPDRVIVGTDNVRTAELLKILYSPFARSRDKLMVMSVRSAEMTKYAANCMLATKISFINEVANICEQVGADVREVRLGIGADHRIGYEFIYPGMGYGGSCFPKDVQALINTAKNHAYEPQLLTAVHEVNQRQKTSLAAKIKEYFQPQGGVGGKTLAVWGLSFKANTDDIRESAALAMIDELAAQGMQIRAFDPEAGERAGQRYADNPRVQIEDDHYKMLDGANALAVATEWNQFRNPDFAGIKRRLTAPVIFDGRNLYHPEHLASQGFAYFCIGRPMTDGNRA
- a CDS encoding IS110 family transposase, producing MNQDKTKQTISVVHPVCCGLDVHKKSISACLIFNDSSGQEQSIIQEFDTFTDSLIRLREWLIEHSCPIVAMESTGIYWRPVHNILEEAVEVILVNARHVKNVPGRKTDIADSRWLAGLLRYGLVKGSFIPPKHVREWRDITRCRQKHVQTQNDYKRRVHKLFESANIKIDSVLSDPFGATGRRLIALLADPEAEITLEDVKKAAHGRVRHKAFELFRSIQGHFTAHHAFMLRSLLRSISHHEQEIETLDCRLKELMSEHTPILEELDRIPGINEVTARAVLAEIGPDLEAFPSCSHLTSWAGLCPGNNESAGKRKGGKSPVKKHHLKTILVEAAWAATRKKDSYYKEKFHRLKSRRGPKKAIVAIAHRLLKAIYHVIKFGTAFRDLGAHYLQQRAQAATLRYLRKQASVLGMKLVPTEA
- a CDS encoding AEC family transporter, giving the protein MQFLLIFNQSLLPLLLIVGIAIFCQRFFQPDIKQIAGLALNVFAPLLVFDSLTRHQTTLPELWQPFLFMVLLTGAMLILGRLAACALRLSPQDRISFILACSMINIGNFGLPLIYFTYGQQAVPMSVIIFVVFNIPLTTLAIFVSSDKAHTRDMLMDVLKIPIFHAMLLALIFTAAHWQLPSGLAKGVHLMAEGAIPLLIFVLGLQLATISLSRHWKVYAWAIVLAVGIRLFASPLLADRILNLFSFPALEHNVALLQTSGPSALLPLMYAINFNRSPELLAALILSTTVVSGISLPLVISLL
- a CDS encoding ARMT1-like domain-containing protein, whose amino-acid sequence is MNNLPEVKSIADLAYGRDPYLDAWLLHFMTKNNLEHLIAPDKNASLDQLRFLVDMQEGQFFAPCTDWMLDNLLKSEMTAELRNEYRATWRRLVLLIRHIPLDPYLRRKIVALCRYKFQNTLRYPFVIPSRLMKWLLTIFLSQSALQDPYQERKKTFNARAHKFMHTALFKRFISACPSSTMGCKRIQDLRWQLDILEFKRLFCLSTWNAIWEIEDFSPQPDEVDREIGRDWTDFEQTMTDIFGTQNRGMKILYVPNSAGGILFDLMIVQAFHRLGHKVILALKEGFYYDYPIFWDYENDPVLSEFLNGARLIEDSNISKNDLLDTLRANDLVVISDGTRERLNMYRTSVTFARAWKESDVVIAKGSGNYHRLVYSSHQFTRDILAFYRDEDGTVHFSYKPKSPKVDIHSEKDLVLKAERIKRRMLKAHDNGQKVMFYSAIVGSIPGQTQTAITVLNTFVHYLRTKLEKTYIINPAEHFESGMDADDLMYMWEIVQRSGLLDIWRFQTVEDIETSFELMGEKIPPIWAGKDATYSTGCTKEMQIALEVQQKYPEMQIIGPNPERFFRRREYGIGKFFDASMERRFVRRS